In Thermodesulfovibrionales bacterium, the genomic stretch GTCTTTCTCGAAGACCTCTGTGTGAAATACGGTTAGGCAAAAAAACACTTCATTCAAAAAGAGGCGAAGATTCTTTGACGACGTCCCTCAATAAGCCAAAACTCGACAACCTCGCCGATGAAATCTGGAAATCTGCCGAGCGCCTGCGCGGCAAATTCAAAGCCTACGAATACCAAAACGTCGTCCTGCCTATAATCGTGATCCGCCGTCTTGAGTGCGTTCTGATTAAATGGCGGGAGGACAAAGCAACCGAAGTCCTCGCCAAGCGGCCAAAGCTAACCGCGAAGGAGCTTGCGAAGCTGGTGAAAGGTCTGGAGACGAGCACGGCGCCGTTTTCAAACAAGACCGATTGGACACTGCGCCGGGTCTACGAGGAAGATCATACGCTGCTTGAAGAGAACTTCCGTGCTTATATCAACGGTTTCTCAAAGAATGTTGACGATATAATCGAGCACTTCAATTATCGGGCCACCATCGGTCAGATGGTGAAGAACAACCGCCTCGCTCCGATCCTCAACCAGTACAAGGAACTGGAACTCGGCCCCGACAAGCTCTCGCCGCTTGAGATGGGCTACATATATGAGGAACTGCTTCGGCGCTTCTCGGAACAGAGTGGCGAGGAGGCCGGAGAGCACTTCACGCCGCGCGAGGTGATCCGTCTTATGGTGGAGCTGCTCGACATCCCGATCCCCGACAGGCACCTCTCCATCTATGATCCAGCCTGCGGGACCGGCGGCATGCTGTCTGTAGCGAAGGAACATCTGCTCGACCGCGCTGCCACTCCAGAAGAAAAGGCGAACATTGAGAAGTTTGTCACAGTTCACGGTCAGGAGATGTCACCGACCAACTACGCTATCTGTCAGGCAGACCCTCTGATCAAGGACGACAAACAGGCTAAGGTGTATCTCGGCAACTCACTTATCCCACACGATCCGCACAGCAAGGAGCCGGGGGACCAGTTGCCCGAATCCAAGTTCCGGTTTGACTTCATGCTATCCAATCCACCCTTCGGCGTGACCTGGGGCGGCAAGGATGGTTACGAAGCCGAAGCGCGCAAGCTGGAGAAGACACGTTACCGGGCCGGGATGCCTCGCGTGAACGACGGTGCGCTGCTTTTTCTGCAGACTATGCTTGCCAAGATGAAGGAGCCGGAAAAGGGCGCAAGCCGCATTGCTATCATCTTTAGCGGCTCGCCGCTTTCAAACGGCGATTGCGGTTCCGGCGAGAGCGAGATCCGCCGCTGGATTCTGGAGAACGACTGGCTCGACGCGATTGTCATGCTCCCCGACCAGCTCTTTTACAACACCGGTATTTTCACTTATGTTTGGCTCCTGCGAAACGACAAGCCAGCCGAACACAAGGGCCGCGTGATGCTGATCGATGCGCGCCAACAGTTTGAGAAGGAGCCGAAGTCATTTGGCAACAAGAGAAACCGTAGCACCGACGCGCACCGCGCCTGGATCGAAGAACGCTACCGCGACGGATGGAAGAATGGATATTCGGATGAAAACGTGAAGCTTTTCCAGCGGGAGGATTTTGCCTATCACAAAGTGAGCGTCGTCTTCTGGCAGTTCGACGAAAACGATCAACCGGCGACAATAACCGAGCCTTATGAAAAGGCCTTCACCGCCGCGAACCTGAAGAAGGAGCAGGAGTTTTACGAAAGCGAATTGACGTTCAGAGTTGCCTTGTCATTTCCGCAAGCAAAGCGCGTCGGGAATCCTTCTGAAAAAGCTAGAGGCATGAAGAAAGATTCCGGACAAGCCGGAATGACAGAATCAAAGACTGAAACAGAAACGAGGACAATCACATTTACTCTCTCGCCTAAGGATAACGCCGCAAAGAAGTTCAAAGAGCTGATGAAAGATTCTCCAGAAATCCTCTCAGTGGAATGGACGCGCCGTCATTACGTGAAGGACGACGAGTACATCCAACACGGCGAAGATATCGAAGCTTTCCTGAAACGTGAGATCGCAAAACCTATCATCCGCTGGCAGGACAGTCCGCAGCTCGGGTATGAAATTCTTCCGAACAAATATTTTTACCGATATCAGCCGCCCACACCAGCGAAGGAATTACTCGAAGAGTTCTGGAGGCTGGAAAAAGAAGCGGAGAAGATGCTGGAGGGATTGGCAGAATGAAAAAAGCCGGGGACAGCACCATATTGACCGCGTCGGAATACCGGCGGTTTATTTCGGATTTAAAGACACGGATCACGGCAGCCCGTATTTCGGCAGCCCGATCCGTGAACCGTGATTTGATCCTGCTCTATTGGGACATTGGACGGGCGATTGTAGAAAAGCAGGAACTGCTTGGATGGGGGGAGTCTGTGATTGAATTGCTTGCCAGGGATTTGCAAGCGGCTTTCCCCGGCGCCAAAGGTTTTTCTTCGCAGAACCTTTGGCGCATGAAACAGTTTTATGTGACACATACATCTGAAGAATTTCTCGCACAAGTTGTGAGAGAGTTGGGGAAGAAGCAATCTGGTGTATTGAAAGGTGAAAAACTCGCACAGGTTGTGCGAGAATTAGCCGCAGCTGTTCCGTGGGGCCATCATGTCTTCCTTTTGGGGCGTATCAAGTCAGCGTCTGAGCTATTCTACTATCTCCGTGCAACCGCGCAATTCGGCTGGTCGCGCAATGTCCTGCTGAACCAGATCAAGGCTGGAGCTTATGAACGCGCGAAGATAGAGAAAAAGACGCACAATTTTCCTGCCGTGCTGCCGGAATATCTGACTGAACAGGCTGACGAGATGCTCAAAAGCTCTTACAATCTCGAATTCCTCGGCATCCGGCGTGAGATAAGAGAGCGGGAACTCGAAGACCGTCTCATAGAACGTCTGAGGGACTTCATCCTTGAACTCGGCTACGGGTTCTGCTTTGTCGGACGACAGCATCGTCTTGCCCTCGGCAACAAGGAGTATTTCATCGACCTGTTGTTCTATCACCGATTTCTCAAGGCGCTGGTGGCCTTTGAGCTGAAAGTCGGCCCCTTCGAGCCTGAGTTTGCCGGAAAGATGGACTTCTACCTGAACCTTCTCAACGACAAGGAGCGCGGCCCTGGTGATAAGCCCTCTATCGGCATTATCCTCTGCGCTGAGAAGGACGACGTGGAGGTGGAATATGCCCTGAAGAGCAAGACAAATCCGATTGGAGTGGCTGCGTATCATTTGCAGTCGAAGCTGCCCGGTGAGCTGAAAGGCAAATTACCGACGGCCAAACAGCTTGCCGGAGTCGTGCGGGCGGAGATGGAGGTACGGAAATGAACGATACCCTCGACTCCTTATTCAAGACGCTTCCACAGAATTGGAGGCAATGTCGTCTGAAATCTGTTGCGAACATTCGTTACGGTCTAGGTCAGTCACCATCTCAGCTCGCATCGGGCGTGGCGATGGTTCGGGCGACAGATGTTGATGCCAGGACGATTCGGACAGAGAATCTTCTCCGCGTTGATCCTGATGAATTGCCGCTGGACAGAAACCCCTACCTCAAGGCAGGCGAAATCATTGTCGTACGCAGCGGTGCATATACGGGAGATTCGGCAATTGTACCTCCAGCCTTGGAAGGTGCGGTAGCTGGATACGATATGGTGGCAACTGTGACACGCGCTCTGCCACAGTTCGTGGCCTATGGACTATTGAGCAAATACGTCTTAGAGGATCAGCTCCGGCTGTTGACCCTTCGTGCAGCTCAGCCACACCTGAACGCTGAGGAACTTGGGAGTATCGTCTTGGCAATCCCTGCAAGTCGCCAAGAGCAAAAGCGCATCGCGGCGTATCTGGACGCGAGTTGCGCGGCGATTGACGCGGCGGTGGCTGCCAAGCAGCGGCAGATCGAGACGCTGGAAGTGTTGCTAAAAACAACGATCGCCTCTGCAGTTACTCAGGGGCTGAGTCGCACTGTCACCCGAAGAGATTCTGGAGTGAATTGGTTTGGCCAAGTTCCTAAACACTGGGGCCGCGAGCATCTTAAACGATTCGCAGCACGCATTCAGACGGGTGCACATCATCTTCAATCGTACGAGCTACTATAGCTTTCTCGAAAATAGTGCATTGTAGTGTGATTGAAATAGGGTTATGAAGATTGATCAAGTTCCAGACCGGCTTATTCTGGAAGCGAATGTGACTATGGAGCGATAAAATTATTGGAACAGATAAGCAGGGAGTCAAGCGCCGCAGAAACATTCAAGATGGAAAAAGGAAAAAAACATGGAGAATGAGACTATACAAGATCAGATTCATGAGATAATGAGTGCCTTGGACTTTTACGACGGGGTCTACGAGCGTGAGGCGGTTGAGAAGGCTGTCGCGCTTAAAGAAGAGCTTACCCCGGGTCTGATAGACCACCTGAAGATGCTGCTGACAGATTATGAAAAGTACGAGGCGGATGATCACTATGCCCATGTTTACGCCATGATATTGCTTGGACATTTCCGGCAGCAGGCGGCTCATGATGTAATCATGGACATCATATCTCTGCCGGAGCATGTTGTAGACAACTTCTTCGGCGATATGATTACCGAGGATTTCCACTGGATAATGTATGCAACCTGCGGAGGCAATCTTGAACGCATTAAGCAACTGGTGCTCGACAGGAACGCCTATGAATATTGCAGGGGCGCTGCAATGCAGGCTCTTGTGCATGCGGTTGTGGACGGCGTGTTTGAACGGGCCGCCGCCCTGGAATTCTTCAGTACTCTTTTTGACGGCGACGAAGCGGAGCCCGGCTCCTATTTCTGGAATGAAGCCGCATCGACAGTCCGCGATCTCTTTCCTTCAGAGCTGATGCCTGTTATCGAAAAAGCTTATGAAAACGGCCTGATCTGGCCCGGATATATATCGCATGATAATTTTCTGAGAACCCTTACCGTCGGCAAAGAAAGAACTCTTAAGGAAGCAAAGACCAAGTTAGATGAGAAACTTTCACAAGAGATTCACTCACGCCTTTCCTGGTGGGCATGTTTCAGCGAAAACGAATCTCCGGCGATTACACGGATGACGAAAGCCGATGCTAAGAGGGCCGAGAAAAAGAAGAAGAACAAGCGGAAGTTGGTCAAGAAGTCCAGGAAGAAGAACAGGCGCTAACTCGTCGAGAAAGTGCTATAATTAAAAAGTGCTATAATTAAATAGATGCTCATCGAACAATAGGGAAAAACTCCTCAACGCAATCATCTATTTTCTCAGCAATACGAAGTATTGCGGCAAGACTAAGCTTTTTAAGCTCCTTTACTACCTCGATTTCATGCACTTCAGGGAAACCGGTAGGTCGGTCACCGGCCTTGATTACTATGCCTGGCAGTTTGGTCCGTTTCCCAAGGCTCTGTCAGATGATATAAGCACTCCTCCGGCTGACCTGAAGGAGAAGATTTCCATTCAGTGCGCACAGGCCGACAATAATAGCTTTACTTGCATGAAGCCGCGCAAGAAATTTGATGATACTTTTTTTACGAAAAGAGAACTAAAAATGCTTGAAAATGTGGCTTTTATGTTTAAGGAAGCCAAGGCCGAAGATATGGTTGAAGCATCGCATCTACCCAGCCATCCGTGGGATAAGACAATACATAGCAAGGGAGAAAAGGCGAAGATAGACTATACTCTCGCACTCGATGACTCGGATGCATCACTGTCTCTCGAAGAAGTGCTCGAAAGGCTGAAAGATAAAGAGGAACTGAAAAAAGCCTTTAATGGATAGAGGCACGATTCTTTATCACAGGGCTTTCGAGTTCAAGGATGGAGAAATCGGCCAAAAGTTATTGATTGTTCTGAATACCCCCCAAAATGATGCGCCCTACCTTTGCTGCAAGACGACCTCGAAAATGAAATATGGCATTGAGAAAGAAGGCTGCCATAGCAGCAAGAATATCTATGTCTTGAATCCGAGTCCGCAGGGTTTCAAGGAAAAGACATGGATCCAGTTTCATGAGATCTACGAGTTCGACAGCCGCCTATTCGGCAAGCTCATTCCGAGGTGAGCTTGATGTAAAGGGAAAACTTCCGGTCAAATTGTTAAGGCCATTGTAAATTGCGTGAAGAAGTCGGAAGATATTTCAAAATTTCATCTGTCGCTATTAAAATGAAAGGGCGGCAGCCTTGAATCCCCCGGATGACGCCGACTTACTGACACCAGCACTTACAGGAGCTTCAGCTCTTCCGCGTATTGTCTGAATAATGCCAGCCCCTTCCTGTGCTCTTCACCGAAATCATACGATAGCCCCTGCCAGTAAGAGACAAGCTCGTCCTCTGAGAGGATGTCCTTTGACGGGAATTCCCTTGCGATTGCCTTCAGGCTCTTCAGTCCTCTCTTCTTCGCAGCATCGAGGTCTTTCCTGAACTGCTCAAAAAGGAGCCGCTTCTTATCGCAGCAATCCTTTCGTGCCATCCAGAGGGCAAAGACCGAAGGAAGCCCCGTCGCTTTATACCAGATGTCCCCGAGATCATTGATATAGAGCCGGGGCCATCTGAGGGCTTCCCGCAATGCATCGTCCCCGATGAGGAGATAAGCGGGATAAGATTCAATTCCCTTTGCGAGGGGCTCATTCGTGGACTTCAGATGGCAGGTGAGGTCATAAAATTTCCTCAGGATGATATCGAGCAGGGCGACAGAAGTCGCTGACTGTGAAGAGGTGAGGATCGTGAAACCATCGAGTGTTTCGATCGGTCTCCTGCTGAAGAGGAGGATGCTGCCGACGGGGCCGAAGGAACTGACCGAATGTCCGTCTATGAGGGTGTAGATCTCCTCGTGCCTCAGATACTCGATGGATGAGGAGGGGCTGATGTCTATCGAGCCCTCTCGTAGGAGCGTGTTGAGATGTGAGGGAACGCCTTCGATGAACTCATAGGCTGAAGCACTGTCAGTCTTTTCGAGTACGGAGAAGAGGGGAAAGAGATTCGCAAAGTCGATTCTTCCTATCCTTAAGTGCTGCTTTGTCAAAGGGGTATCTCCCGATGAAGCTCATTCGGCAATCATTCATTAAGATGCTTCGTCATGAGGACGAGATCGGTCTCATTCCCGTCAAGATCAATGATGAATCCCTTGAGAACAGCCTCACGCTTAAATCCTAGTTTCTCAAAGAGGCTGAAGGCCTCGTGCAACTCTGGCGCCATCTCGATGCTGAGCAGCTCGATCCCCAGCTCTTTTGCGATATCGACGATATCCTGGGCGAGTCTTGTTCCGAGGCCTTTTCCGCGGTAATTGAGATCAGTCGTCAGTCGAATCTCTCCCTGGTGCCTTGTCCAACCAACGGGGCTGAAGTGAAGCGTGGCGTCGCCGACGATCTTCCCATTGTCCGTGGCGATGATCGG encodes the following:
- a CDS encoding class I SAM-dependent DNA methyltransferase, which produces MTTSLNKPKLDNLADEIWKSAERLRGKFKAYEYQNVVLPIIVIRRLECVLIKWREDKATEVLAKRPKLTAKELAKLVKGLETSTAPFSNKTDWTLRRVYEEDHTLLEENFRAYINGFSKNVDDIIEHFNYRATIGQMVKNNRLAPILNQYKELELGPDKLSPLEMGYIYEELLRRFSEQSGEEAGEHFTPREVIRLMVELLDIPIPDRHLSIYDPACGTGGMLSVAKEHLLDRAATPEEKANIEKFVTVHGQEMSPTNYAICQADPLIKDDKQAKVYLGNSLIPHDPHSKEPGDQLPESKFRFDFMLSNPPFGVTWGGKDGYEAEARKLEKTRYRAGMPRVNDGALLFLQTMLAKMKEPEKGASRIAIIFSGSPLSNGDCGSGESEIRRWILENDWLDAIVMLPDQLFYNTGIFTYVWLLRNDKPAEHKGRVMLIDARQQFEKEPKSFGNKRNRSTDAHRAWIEERYRDGWKNGYSDENVKLFQREDFAYHKVSVVFWQFDENDQPATITEPYEKAFTAANLKKEQEFYESELTFRVALSFPQAKRVGNPSEKARGMKKDSGQAGMTESKTETETRTITFTLSPKDNAAKKFKELMKDSPEILSVEWTRRHYVKDDEYIQHGEDIEAFLKREIAKPIIRWQDSPQLGYEILPNKYFYRYQPPTPAKELLEEFWRLEKEAEKMLEGLAE
- a CDS encoding menaquinone biosynthesis protein, giving the protein MTKQHLRIGRIDFANLFPLFSVLEKTDSASAYEFIEGVPSHLNTLLREGSIDISPSSSIEYLRHEEIYTLIDGHSVSSFGPVGSILLFSRRPIETLDGFTILTSSQSATSVALLDIILRKFYDLTCHLKSTNEPLAKGIESYPAYLLIGDDALREALRWPRLYINDLGDIWYKATGLPSVFALWMARKDCCDKKRLLFEQFRKDLDAAKKRGLKSLKAIAREFPSKDILSEDELVSYWQGLSYDFGEEHRKGLALFRQYAEELKLL
- a CDS encoding Panacea domain-containing protein, which codes for MYFLSNTKYCGKTKLFKLLYYLDFMHFRETGRSVTGLDYYAWQFGPFPKALSDDISTPPADLKEKISIQCAQADNNSFTCMKPRKKFDDTFFTKRELKMLENVAFMFKEAKAEDMVEASHLPSHPWDKTIHSKGEKAKIDYTLALDDSDASLSLEEVLERLKDKEELKKAFNG
- a CDS encoding DUF1186 domain-containing protein; translated protein: MENETIQDQIHEIMSALDFYDGVYEREAVEKAVALKEELTPGLIDHLKMLLTDYEKYEADDHYAHVYAMILLGHFRQQAAHDVIMDIISLPEHVVDNFFGDMITEDFHWIMYATCGGNLERIKQLVLDRNAYEYCRGAAMQALVHAVVDGVFERAAALEFFSTLFDGDEAEPGSYFWNEAASTVRDLFPSELMPVIEKAYENGLIWPGYISHDNFLRTLTVGKERTLKEAKTKLDEKLSQEIHSRLSWWACFSENESPAITRMTKADAKRAEKKKKNKRKLVKKSRKKNRR
- a CDS encoding PDDEXK nuclease domain-containing protein; translated protein: MKKAGDSTILTASEYRRFISDLKTRITAARISAARSVNRDLILLYWDIGRAIVEKQELLGWGESVIELLARDLQAAFPGAKGFSSQNLWRMKQFYVTHTSEEFLAQVVRELGKKQSGVLKGEKLAQVVRELAAAVPWGHHVFLLGRIKSASELFYYLRATAQFGWSRNVLLNQIKAGAYERAKIEKKTHNFPAVLPEYLTEQADEMLKSSYNLEFLGIRREIRERELEDRLIERLRDFILELGYGFCFVGRQHRLALGNKEYFIDLLFYHRFLKALVAFELKVGPFEPEFAGKMDFYLNLLNDKERGPGDKPSIGIILCAEKDDVEVEYALKSKTNPIGVAAYHLQSKLPGELKGKLPTAKQLAGVVRAEMEVRK
- a CDS encoding restriction endonuclease subunit S; amino-acid sequence: MNDTLDSLFKTLPQNWRQCRLKSVANIRYGLGQSPSQLASGVAMVRATDVDARTIRTENLLRVDPDELPLDRNPYLKAGEIIVVRSGAYTGDSAIVPPALEGAVAGYDMVATVTRALPQFVAYGLLSKYVLEDQLRLLTLRAAQPHLNAEELGSIVLAIPASRQEQKRIAAYLDASCAAIDAAVAAKQRQIETLEVLLKTTIASAVTQGLSRTVTRRDSGVNWFGQVPKHWGREHLKRFAARIQTGAHHLQSYELL
- a CDS encoding GNAT family N-acetyltransferase translates to MDRLVEILINTYPKKVLLDDNSEVTFRPLRKADEMALADFFKDLPLKERACLKEDVADPKVIENWIYLLDYDNVLPIIATDNGKIVGDATLHFSPVGWTRHQGEIRLTTDLNYRGKGLGTRLAQDIVDIAKELGIELLSIEMAPELHEAFSLFEKLGFKREAVLKGFIIDLDGNETDLVLMTKHLNE